From a region of the Megalops cyprinoides isolate fMegCyp1 chromosome 13, fMegCyp1.pri, whole genome shotgun sequence genome:
- the LOC118788082 gene encoding rhombotin-2, protein MSSTIERKSLEAPEEPVDEVLQMPPSLLTCGGCQQSIGDRFFLKAIEQYWHEDCLSCDLCGCRLGEVGRRLYYKLGRKLCRRDYLRLFGQDGLCASCEKRIRAFEMTMRVRDKVYHLECFKCAACQKHFCVGDRYLLINSDIVCEQDIFEWTKLNNMA, encoded by the exons ATGTCATCTACAATCGAGAGAAAGAGCTTGGAAGCTCCCGA GGAGCCGGTGGACGAGGTCCTGCAGATGCCGCCCTCCCTGCTGACGTGCGGCGGATGCCAGCAGAGCATCGGCGACCGCTTCTTCCTGAAGGCCATCGAGCAGTACTGGCACGAAGACTGCCTGAGCTGCGACCTGTGCGGCTGCCGGCTGGGGGAGGTCGGCCGCAGGCTCTACTACAAGCTGGGCAGGAAGCTGTGCCGCAGGGACTACCTCAG GCTCTTCGGTCAGGACGGCCTATGCGCGTCATGCGAGAAGCGGATCCGGGCCTTCGAGATGACCATGCGCGTGCGGGACAAGGTGTACCATCTGGAGTGCTTCAAGTGTGCCGCCTGCCAGAAACATTTCTGCGTGGGTGACCGCTACCTGCTCATCAACTCGGACATTGTGTGCGAGCAGGACATCTTTGAGTGGACCAAGCTCAACAACATGGCTTAG